One genomic window of Polaromonas sp. SP1 includes the following:
- the mlaD gene encoding outer membrane lipid asymmetry maintenance protein MlaD: MQRSKNDLWVGLFVLIGGAAVLFLALKSANLLSLNFDTSYRIVAKFDNIGGLKPRAAVKSAGVVVGRVESITFDDKAYQASVNLAMESRYVFPKDSSLKILTSGLLGEQYIGVEAGGDEKNFAAGDVTKNTQSAVVLENLISQFLYSKAADSSSGSGSAPPPATTEKK, from the coding sequence ATGCAACGCTCCAAAAATGATCTCTGGGTTGGCCTGTTTGTCCTGATCGGGGGGGCTGCTGTCCTGTTCCTGGCGCTCAAATCCGCCAATTTGCTCAGCCTGAACTTCGACACCTCCTACAGGATCGTTGCGAAATTTGACAATATCGGCGGCCTGAAGCCGCGCGCGGCTGTTAAAAGCGCAGGCGTGGTGGTCGGCCGGGTGGAAAGCATCACCTTCGACGACAAGGCCTACCAGGCCAGCGTCAACCTGGCCATGGAAAGCCGCTACGTGTTTCCCAAGGACAGCTCCCTGAAAATCCTGACCAGCGGTTTGCTGGGCGAGCAGTACATCGGCGTGGAGGCCGGTGGGGACGAAAAGAATTTTGCCGCGGGCGACGTGACCAAAAACACGCAGTCGGCCGTGGTGCTTGAGAATCTGATCAGCCAGTTTTTATACAGTAAAGCGGCGGACAGCAGTTCCGGATCAGGGTCTGCACCGCCACCAGCGACCACAGAAAAAAAATGA
- a CDS encoding VacJ family lipoprotein gives MTSNNTMKKSTGWAGAVLAIALLQGCASGPGANPADPLEPFNRAMFSFNEGVDRTVLKPVATAYRDVTPQPVRTGVTNFFGNISDVWAVVNNLLQGKGEAAADSLFRVTTNTFWGLGGIFDVASDMKIAKHSEDFGQTLGVWGVGSGPYLVLPLLGPSTVRDTAGLVVDSQMDLVTQASNVRVRNSLTTLRVVNVRANLLGAGDVLDQAALDKYSFTREIYQQRRASLIGNAPAEKEERFDLPEGAQPAPAAPAAR, from the coding sequence ATGACAAGCAACAACACGATGAAAAAATCAACAGGGTGGGCCGGCGCTGTTCTGGCCATAGCGCTGCTGCAGGGATGCGCCTCCGGCCCAGGGGCCAATCCGGCCGATCCGCTGGAGCCTTTCAACCGGGCCATGTTCAGCTTCAACGAAGGTGTGGACCGCACGGTGCTCAAGCCGGTGGCCACCGCTTACCGCGACGTCACGCCCCAGCCGGTGCGCACCGGTGTCACCAACTTTTTCGGCAACATCTCCGACGTCTGGGCGGTCGTCAACAATCTGCTCCAGGGCAAGGGTGAGGCCGCAGCCGACAGCCTGTTCCGCGTCACGACCAACACCTTCTGGGGCCTGGGCGGCATTTTTGACGTGGCCAGCGACATGAAGATTGCCAAGCATTCCGAAGACTTCGGCCAGACCCTGGGTGTGTGGGGCGTGGGCTCCGGCCCCTACCTGGTCCTGCCTTTGCTCGGCCCGTCCACCGTGCGCGACACCGCCGGCCTGGTGGTGGACTCGCAAATGGACCTGGTCACCCAGGCCAGCAATGTGCGTGTGCGCAATTCACTGACGACGCTGCGCGTGGTCAATGTCCGCGCCAACCTGCTGGGCGCCGGCGATGTGCTGGACCAGGCGGCACTGGACAAATACAGCTTCACCCGCGAGATCTACCAGCAGCGCCGTGCCAGCCTGATCGGCAACGCACCGGCGGAAAAGGAAGAGCGCTTTGACTTGCCTGAAGGTGCGCAGCCTGCCCCCGCCGCGCCGGCTGCCAGGTAA
- a CDS encoding glutamate synthase-related protein gives MTTAAEIKHFEENGLYSGANEHDACGVGFVAHIKGHKSHAIVQQGLKILENLDHRGAVGADKLMGDGAGILIQLPDALYREEMAGQGVQLPPPGEYGVGMVFLPKEHASRLACEQALERAVKAEGQVLLGWRDVPVNRDMPMSPTVREKEPILRQIFIGRGNDVIVQDALERKLYVIRKTASAAIQNLRLTHSKEYYVPSMSSRTVVYKGLLLADQVGTYYRDLTDPRCVSALGLVHQRFSTNTFPEWPLAHPYRYVAHNGEINTVKGNYNWMKAREGVMSSPVLGADLQKLYPISFASQSDTATFDNCLELLTMAGYPISQAVMMMIPEPWEQHTTMDERRKAFYEYHAAMLEPWDGPASIVFTDGRQIGATLDRNGLRPSRYCVTDDDLVIMASESGVLPIPEHKIVRKWRLQPGKMFLIDLEQGRMVDDEEIKATLAHSKPYKQWIENLRIKLDDVAGKAAKAAPATAPAASNIALLDRQQAFGYTQEDIKFLMSPMAANGEEATGSMGNDSPLAVLSNKNKPLYNYFKQLFAQVTNPPIDPIREAIVMSLVSFIGPKPNLLDINQVNPPMRLEVSQPVLNVADMQKLRDIEAHTQGKFKSYTLDITYPLAWGHEGVEAKLASLCAEAVDAIKDGKNILIVSDRGISATQVAIPALLALSAIHQHLVKEGLRTTAGLVVETGSAREVHHFAVLAGYGAEAVHPYLAMETLAELSKGLPGDLSTDKAVYNYTKAIGKGLSKIMSKMGVSTYMSYCGAQLFEAIGLNRDTVAKFFTGTASQVEGMGVFEIAEEALRMHRAAFSDDPVLANMLDAGGEYAWRVRGEDHMWTPDAIAKLQHSTRSNNWNTYKEYAQLINDQNRRHMTLRGLFEFKIDPSKAIPIDEVEPAKEIVKRFATGAMSLGSISTEAHATLAVAMNRIGGKSNTGEGGEDPNRYRQELKGIPIKKGETLKSVIGPKQVEVDLPLQDGDSLRSRIKQVASGRFGVTAEYLVSADQIQIKMAQGAKPGEGGQLPGGKVSEYIGQLRYSVPGVGLISPPPHHDIYSIEDLAQLIHDLKNVNPRASISVKLVSEVGVGTIAAGVAKAKSDHVVIAGHDGGTGASPWSSIKHAGSPWEIGLAETQQTLVLNRLRGRIRVQADGQMKTGRDVIIGALLGADEFGFATAPLVVEGCIMMRKCHLNTCPVGVATQDPVLRQKFSGKPEHVVNYFFFVAEEARQLMAQLGVRKFDDLIGRADLLDTQKGIEHWKASGLDFGRLFYQPNVPADVPRLHVMEQDHALEKALDVRLIEKSKAAIEKGEKVQFIEVARNVNRTVGAMLSGELTRHHPQGLPDDTLRIQLEGTGGQSFGAFLAKGITMYLIGDANDYTGKGLSGGRIVVRPSIDFRGDAVKNTIVGNTVLYGATTGEAFFSGVAGERFAVRLSGATAVVEGTGDHGCEYMTGGTVAVLGKTGRNFAAGMSGGVAYVYDEDGLFATRCNTSMVSMDRIVTTAEQHTHDKAEWHAGESDEELLKRLLQDHNRWTGSKRARELLDNWSESRLKFVKVFPNEYKKALIERKERRLEAATETTRAQVATNQEAVAAK, from the coding sequence GAATACGGCGTCGGCATGGTGTTTTTGCCGAAAGAACATGCCTCCCGCCTGGCTTGCGAGCAGGCGCTGGAGCGCGCCGTCAAGGCCGAAGGTCAGGTGCTGCTGGGCTGGCGCGATGTGCCGGTCAACCGCGACATGCCGATGTCGCCCACCGTGCGCGAAAAAGAACCCATCCTGCGCCAGATCTTCATCGGCCGCGGCAACGACGTCATCGTGCAGGACGCGCTGGAGCGCAAGCTGTACGTGATCCGCAAAACCGCCAGCGCCGCCATCCAGAACCTGCGCCTGACGCACAGCAAAGAGTATTACGTGCCCAGCATGTCTAGCCGCACGGTGGTCTACAAGGGCCTGCTGCTGGCCGATCAGGTGGGCACCTACTACCGTGATTTGACCGACCCGCGCTGCGTCTCGGCGCTGGGCCTGGTGCACCAGCGTTTCTCGACCAACACCTTTCCCGAATGGCCGCTGGCCCACCCTTACCGCTACGTTGCGCACAACGGCGAAATCAACACCGTCAAGGGCAACTACAACTGGATGAAGGCCCGCGAAGGCGTGATGTCGTCGCCGGTGCTGGGCGCCGACCTGCAAAAGCTCTACCCGATCAGCTTTGCCAGCCAGTCTGACACCGCGACCTTCGACAACTGCCTGGAGTTGCTGACCATGGCCGGCTACCCCATCAGCCAGGCCGTGATGATGATGATCCCCGAGCCGTGGGAGCAGCACACCACCATGGACGAGCGCCGCAAGGCCTTCTATGAATACCATGCCGCCATGCTCGAGCCCTGGGACGGCCCGGCCTCCATCGTCTTCACCGACGGCCGCCAGATCGGCGCCACGCTGGACCGCAACGGCCTGCGCCCGTCGCGCTACTGCGTGACCGATGACGACCTGGTCATCATGGCCTCCGAATCGGGCGTGCTGCCGATCCCTGAGCACAAGATCGTGCGCAAATGGCGCCTGCAGCCGGGCAAGATGTTCCTGATCGACCTCGAGCAAGGCCGCATGGTCGACGACGAGGAAATCAAGGCCACGCTGGCCCACAGCAAGCCCTACAAGCAGTGGATTGAAAACCTGCGCATCAAGCTGGACGACGTGGCCGGCAAGGCGGCCAAGGCAGCGCCGGCCACCGCGCCCGCCGCTTCGAACATCGCTTTGCTAGACAGGCAACAGGCTTTCGGCTACACCCAGGAAGACATCAAGTTCCTGATGTCCCCCATGGCCGCCAACGGCGAAGAAGCCACCGGCTCCATGGGTAACGACAGCCCGCTGGCCGTGCTGTCCAACAAGAACAAGCCGCTCTACAACTACTTCAAGCAGTTGTTCGCGCAAGTGACCAACCCGCCCATCGACCCGATCCGCGAAGCCATCGTGATGTCGCTGGTGTCCTTCATCGGCCCCAAGCCCAACCTGCTGGACATCAACCAGGTCAACCCGCCGATGCGGCTGGAAGTCAGCCAGCCCGTGCTCAACGTGGCCGACATGCAAAAGCTGCGCGACATCGAGGCGCACACCCAGGGCAAGTTCAAGAGCTACACCCTGGACATCACCTACCCGCTGGCCTGGGGCCACGAAGGTGTCGAGGCCAAGCTGGCCTCGCTGTGCGCCGAGGCGGTCGACGCGATCAAGGACGGCAAGAACATCCTGATCGTCAGTGACCGCGGCATCAGTGCCACGCAGGTCGCCATCCCGGCCCTGCTGGCCCTGTCGGCCATTCACCAGCACCTGGTGAAAGAAGGCCTGCGCACCACCGCCGGCCTCGTCGTTGAAACCGGCTCGGCCCGCGAAGTGCACCACTTCGCCGTGCTGGCCGGCTACGGCGCCGAAGCCGTGCACCCCTACCTCGCCATGGAAACCCTGGCTGAGTTGTCCAAGGGCCTGCCGGGCGACCTCAGCACCGACAAGGCCGTCTACAACTACACCAAGGCCATCGGCAAGGGCCTGTCCAAGATCATGTCCAAGATGGGCGTGTCCACTTACATGAGCTACTGCGGCGCGCAGCTGTTCGAGGCCATCGGCCTGAACCGTGACACCGTGGCCAAGTTTTTCACCGGCACGGCCAGCCAGGTCGAAGGCATGGGCGTGTTCGAGATCGCCGAAGAAGCGCTGCGCATGCACCGCGCGGCTTTCAGCGACGACCCGGTGCTGGCCAACATGCTGGACGCCGGCGGCGAATACGCCTGGCGCGTGCGCGGCGAAGACCACATGTGGACGCCCGACGCAATCGCCAAGCTGCAGCATTCCACGCGCTCCAACAACTGGAATACCTACAAGGAATACGCCCAGCTCATCAACGACCAGAACCGCCGTCACATGACGCTGCGCGGTTTGTTTGAATTCAAGATCGACCCGTCCAAGGCCATCCCGATCGACGAAGTCGAGCCGGCCAAAGAGATCGTCAAGCGTTTTGCCACCGGCGCAATGTCGCTGGGCTCCATCAGCACCGAGGCCCACGCCACCCTGGCCGTGGCCATGAACCGCATCGGCGGCAAGAGCAACACGGGCGAAGGCGGTGAAGACCCGAACCGTTACCGGCAAGAGCTCAAAGGCATCCCGATCAAGAAGGGCGAAACGCTCAAGAGCGTGATCGGCCCGAAACAGGTCGAAGTTGATTTGCCGCTGCAAGACGGCGACTCGCTGCGTTCGCGCATCAAGCAGGTCGCGTCGGGCCGCTTCGGCGTCACGGCCGAATACCTGGTGTCTGCCGACCAGATCCAGATCAAGATGGCGCAGGGCGCCAAGCCCGGCGAAGGCGGCCAGCTGCCCGGCGGCAAGGTCAGCGAATACATCGGCCAGTTGCGCTACTCGGTGCCCGGCGTGGGTTTGATCTCGCCGCCGCCGCACCACGACATCTATTCGATTGAAGACCTGGCCCAGCTGATCCACGATTTGAAGAACGTGAACCCGCGCGCCAGCATCAGCGTCAAGCTGGTCAGCGAAGTCGGCGTCGGCACCATCGCCGCGGGCGTGGCCAAGGCCAAGTCCGACCACGTGGTGATCGCCGGCCATGACGGCGGCACGGGCGCCTCGCCCTGGTCGTCCATCAAGCATGCCGGTTCGCCCTGGGAAATCGGCCTGGCTGAAACGCAGCAGACTTTGGTGCTCAACCGCCTGCGCGGCCGCATCCGCGTGCAGGCCGACGGCCAGATGAAAACCGGCCGCGACGTGATCATCGGCGCGCTGCTGGGCGCCGACGAGTTCGGTTTTGCCACCGCGCCGCTGGTCGTGGAAGGCTGCATCATGATGCGCAAGTGCCACCTCAACACCTGCCCGGTCGGTGTGGCCACGCAAGACCCGGTGCTGCGCCAGAAATTCAGCGGCAAGCCCGAGCACGTCGTCAACTACTTCTTCTTCGTCGCTGAAGAAGCCCGCCAGCTGATGGCGCAGCTCGGCGTGCGCAAGTTTGACGACCTGATCGGCCGCGCCGACCTGCTCGACACGCAAAAAGGCATTGAACACTGGAAGGCCAGCGGCCTTGACTTTGGCCGCCTGTTCTACCAACCCAACGTGCCCGCAGACGTGCCTCGCCTGCACGTGATGGAGCAGGACCACGCGCTCGAAAAAGCACTGGACGTGCGCCTCATCGAAAAATCCAAAGCCGCGATTGAAAAGGGTGAAAAAGTCCAGTTCATCGAAGTGGCGCGCAACGTCAACCGCACCGTCGGCGCCATGCTGTCGGGCGAGCTGACACGCCACCACCCGCAAGGCCTGCCCGACGACACGCTGCGCATCCAGCTCGAAGGCACGGGCGGGCAGTCTTTCGGCGCCTTCCTGGCCAAGGGCATCACCATGTACCTGATCGGTGACGCCAACGACTACACCGGCAAGGGCCTGTCGGGCGGCCGCATCGTCGTGCGCCCCAGCATCGATTTCCGCGGTGACGCGGTGAAGAACACCATCGTCGGCAACACCGTGCTCTACGGCGCGACCACCGGTGAGGCCTTCTTCAGCGGCGTGGCCGGCGAACGTTTTGCCGTGCGCCTGTCGGGCGCCACCGCGGTCGTTGAAGGCACGGGCGACCACGGCTGCGAATACATGACGGGCGGCACCGTCGCGGTGCTGGGCAAGACCGGCCGCAACTTCGCAGCCGGCATGAGCGGCGGCGTGGCGTACGTGTACGACGAAGACGGGTTGTTTGCCACGCGCTGCAACACCTCCATGGTGTCGATGGACCGCATCGTCACCACGGCCGAGCAGCACACCCATGACAAGGCTGAATGGCATGCGGGCGAAAGCGATGAAGAGCTGCTTAAGCGCCTCTTGCAGGACCACAACCGCTGGACCGGCAGCAAGCGCGCGCGCGAGCTGCTCGACAACTGGAGCGAGTCACGCCTGAAGTTTGTGAAGGTCTTCCCGAACGAATACAAGAAGGCCCTGATCGAGCGCAAGGAACGCCGCCTGGAAGCCGCGACCGAAACCACCCGGGCCCAGGTCGCCACCAACCAGGAAGCGGTGGCGGCCAAGTAG
- a CDS encoding glutamate synthase subunit beta, with amino-acid sequence MGKITGFMEYERIEEGYKPVPERLKNYKEFVIGLDDAQANKQAARCMDCGTPFCNSGCPVNNIIPDFNDMVFRADWKNAIDTLHSTNNFPEFTGRICPAPCEAACTLNVNDDAVGIKSIEHAIIDRAWSEGWVKPVMPKHKTGKKVAVVGSGPAGMAAAQQLARAGHEVTLFEKNDRVGGLLRYGIPDFKMEKVHIDRRVDQMKAEGVNFRTGVMVGSLPKDSKVTNWAKESITPEQLQKDFDAVILTGGAEQSRDLPVPGRDLDGVHFAMEFLPQQNKVNAGDKVKGQLRADGKHVIVIGGGDTGSDCVGTSNRHGAASVTQFELMPQPPEEENRPMTWPYWPIKLRTSSSHEEGCEREFAISTKELIGEKGKVAGLKTVRVEWKDGKMVEVPGSEQTLKADLVLLAMGFVSPVASVLDAFGIEKDNRGNAKAGTDFTGGYATNVPKVFAAGDIRRGQSLVVWAIREGRQAARAVDEFLMGYSDLPR; translated from the coding sequence ATGGGAAAAATCACCGGCTTCATGGAATACGAGCGCATCGAGGAGGGCTACAAGCCCGTGCCGGAGCGCCTGAAGAACTACAAGGAATTTGTCATCGGGCTGGACGACGCGCAGGCCAACAAGCAGGCCGCGCGCTGCATGGACTGCGGCACGCCGTTTTGCAACAGCGGCTGCCCGGTCAACAACATCATTCCCGACTTCAACGACATGGTGTTCCGCGCCGACTGGAAAAACGCCATCGACACGCTGCACAGCACCAACAACTTCCCCGAGTTCACCGGCCGCATCTGCCCCGCGCCCTGCGAAGCCGCCTGCACGCTGAACGTGAATGACGACGCCGTCGGCATCAAGTCCATCGAGCACGCCATCATCGACCGCGCCTGGTCCGAAGGCTGGGTCAAGCCCGTGATGCCCAAGCACAAGACCGGCAAGAAAGTGGCCGTGGTCGGCTCCGGCCCCGCCGGCATGGCTGCCGCCCAGCAGCTGGCGCGCGCCGGCCATGAGGTGACGCTGTTTGAGAAGAACGACCGCGTCGGCGGCCTGCTGCGCTACGGCATTCCCGACTTCAAGATGGAAAAAGTCCATATCGACCGCCGCGTGGACCAGATGAAAGCCGAAGGCGTGAACTTTCGCACCGGCGTGATGGTGGGCAGCCTGCCCAAAGACTCCAAGGTCACCAATTGGGCCAAGGAAAGCATCACGCCCGAGCAACTGCAAAAAGACTTCGACGCCGTGATTCTGACCGGCGGCGCCGAGCAGTCGCGCGATTTGCCCGTGCCCGGCCGCGACCTGGACGGCGTGCACTTTGCGATGGAATTTTTGCCCCAGCAAAACAAGGTCAACGCCGGCGACAAGGTCAAAGGCCAGCTGCGCGCCGACGGCAAGCACGTCATCGTGATCGGCGGCGGCGATACCGGCTCCGACTGCGTGGGCACCAGCAACCGCCACGGCGCGGCCAGCGTCACCCAGTTTGAGCTGATGCCCCAGCCGCCCGAAGAAGAAAACCGCCCCATGACCTGGCCTTACTGGCCGATCAAGCTGCGCACCTCTTCCAGCCATGAAGAAGGCTGCGAGCGCGAGTTCGCCATCTCGACCAAAGAACTGATCGGTGAAAAAGGCAAGGTCGCGGGCCTGAAGACCGTTCGCGTCGAATGGAAAGACGGAAAGATGGTCGAAGTGCCCGGCTCCGAGCAAACCCTCAAAGCCGACCTGGTGCTGCTGGCCATGGGCTTTGTCTCGCCGGTCGCCTCTGTGCTGGACGCCTTCGGCATCGAAAAAGACAACCGCGGCAACGCCAAGGCCGGCACCGACTTCACCGGCGGCTACGCCACCAACGTGCCCAAGGTGTTCGCTGCCGGCGATATCCGCCGCGGCCAGAGCCTGGTGGTATGGGCGATTCGCGAAGGCCGCCAGGCCGCGCGTGCGGTGGACGAGTTTTTGATGGGCTACAGCGACCTGCCTCGCTAA
- a CDS encoding ABC transporter ATP-binding protein, with the protein MADTPASSLVEFKDVTFSYPGSTGDRVILDQVTLSVPRGKVTALMGASGGGKTTVLRLIGGQQKANSGTVTFDGQDIGKLAQKELYAARRRMGMLFQFGALFTDLSVFDNVAFPLREHTALDERMIRDIVLMKLNAVGLRGARDLMPSEVSGGMARRVALARAIALDPALIMYDEPFAGLDPISLGTAAQLIRELNDTLGITSIVVSHDLEETFRIADKVVILANGSIAAQGTPDEVRNSTDPLVHQFVNGLAEGPVKFHYPGPEVLSDFGSQPASRKGQS; encoded by the coding sequence ATGGCCGACACCCCCGCTTCATCACTGGTTGAATTCAAGGATGTGACCTTTTCCTACCCGGGTTCCACGGGTGACCGCGTCATCCTCGACCAGGTCACGCTGTCTGTTCCCCGCGGCAAGGTCACGGCGCTCATGGGCGCTTCCGGCGGCGGCAAGACCACGGTGCTGCGCCTTATCGGCGGCCAGCAAAAAGCCAACAGCGGCACCGTCACGTTTGACGGGCAGGACATCGGCAAGCTGGCGCAAAAAGAGCTCTACGCCGCCCGACGCCGCATGGGCATGCTGTTCCAGTTCGGCGCGCTCTTCACCGACCTGAGCGTGTTCGACAACGTCGCCTTTCCGCTGCGCGAGCACACCGCACTGGACGAGCGCATGATCCGCGACATCGTGTTGATGAAGCTCAATGCCGTCGGCCTGCGCGGCGCGCGCGACCTGATGCCCAGCGAGGTGTCCGGCGGCATGGCGCGGCGTGTGGCGCTGGCCCGGGCCATCGCCCTGGACCCGGCACTCATCATGTACGACGAGCCTTTTGCCGGGCTGGACCCGATTTCGCTGGGCACTGCGGCCCAATTGATTCGCGAGCTCAATGACACGCTGGGCATCACCAGCATCGTGGTGTCGCATGACCTCGAAGAGACATTTCGCATCGCCGACAAGGTGGTGATCCTGGCCAACGGCAGCATCGCTGCGCAGGGCACGCCGGATGAAGTCCGTAATTCGACCGATCCGCTGGTGCACCAGTTCGTCAACGGCCTCGCCGAGGGGCCTGTGAAATTCCATTACCCCGGGCCGGAAGTCCTGTCGGATTTCGGCAGCCAGCCCGCATCCCGCAAGGGGCAATCATGA
- a CDS encoding ABC transporter ATP-binding protein: protein MPAISFQSVSKTYSSTRNQTGPVVKALDDVSFDIQQGEFFGLLGPNGAGKTSLISILAGLSRASSGTVKVHGSDVLADYASARRKLGVVPQELVFDPFFTVREALRIQSGYFGIKHNDDWIDELLVNLGLADKANANMRQLSGGMKRRVLVAQALVHKPQVIVLDEPTAGVDVELRQTLWQFIAKLNKQGSTVLLTTHYLEEAEALCSRIAMLKQGRVVALAQMSELLKAASSNVLRFKIDSELPAHLAAQARITGRIVQFPAHNANDIEQYLAAIREAGLVAEDVEIRKADLEDVFLDVMNKKPAVEAAPLTVDLAKVAT from the coding sequence ATGCCAGCGATCTCATTCCAGTCCGTCTCCAAAACCTATTCCTCCACGCGAAACCAGACGGGGCCCGTCGTCAAGGCGCTTGACGATGTCAGTTTTGATATTCAGCAGGGCGAATTTTTTGGCCTGCTGGGCCCCAACGGCGCCGGCAAAACCTCCCTCATCAGCATCCTGGCCGGCCTGTCGCGGGCCAGCAGCGGCACCGTCAAAGTCCACGGCAGCGATGTGCTGGCCGACTACGCCAGCGCCCGACGCAAGCTCGGCGTCGTGCCGCAAGAGCTGGTCTTCGACCCTTTTTTCACTGTGCGCGAGGCGCTTCGCATCCAGTCCGGCTATTTCGGCATCAAGCACAACGACGACTGGATCGACGAGCTGCTCGTCAACCTCGGTCTGGCCGACAAGGCCAATGCCAACATGCGCCAGCTCTCGGGCGGCATGAAGCGGCGCGTGCTGGTCGCGCAGGCGCTGGTGCACAAACCGCAGGTCATCGTGCTCGACGAACCGACCGCCGGTGTCGACGTGGAGCTGCGCCAGACGCTGTGGCAGTTCATCGCCAAACTCAACAAGCAGGGCAGCACGGTGCTGCTGACCACGCACTACCTCGAAGAAGCCGAGGCCCTGTGCAGCCGCATCGCCATGCTTAAGCAGGGGCGGGTGGTGGCGCTGGCGCAAATGTCCGAGCTGCTCAAGGCCGCGTCTTCCAATGTGCTGCGCTTCAAGATCGACAGCGAACTCCCCGCACACCTGGCCGCGCAGGCCCGCATCACCGGGCGCATCGTGCAGTTTCCGGCGCACAACGCCAACGACATCGAGCAGTACCTCGCAGCGATCCGCGAGGCGGGGCTGGTGGCGGAAGACGTGGAGATCCGCAAGGCCGACCTGGAAGATGTTTTCCTGGATGTCATGAACAAAAAACCAGCCGTTGAAGCAGCCCCTCTGACGGTCGATCTCGCGAAAGTAGCAACATGA
- the mlaE gene encoding lipid asymmetry maintenance ABC transporter permease subunit MlaE produces MSRYSPVRLLSDLGFAVRRQMAEIGYAARLMSKLVALTGPALARFGLVRDQILFLGNYSLAIIAVSGLFVGFVLGLQGYYTLQRYGSESALGLLVALSLVRELGPVVTALLFAGRAGTALTAEIGIMKRDEVLSYMEMTAIDPVRRILAPRFWGGIIAMPLLAAVFSAVGIMGGWLVGVVMIGIDAGSFWSQMQGGVDVWRDVGNGVIKSFVFGVTVTFVALHQGFEAQPTPEGVSRATTRTVVVASLAVLGLDFLLTASMFSL; encoded by the coding sequence ATGAGCCGCTACAGCCCTGTTCGCCTGCTGTCCGACCTCGGCTTTGCCGTGCGCCGGCAGATGGCGGAAATCGGCTATGCCGCCCGCCTGATGTCCAAATTGGTGGCCCTGACGGGACCGGCGCTGGCCCGTTTCGGGCTGGTGAGGGACCAGATCCTGTTCCTGGGCAACTATTCGCTCGCCATCATTGCGGTGTCGGGCCTCTTCGTCGGTTTTGTGCTGGGCCTGCAGGGCTACTACACGCTGCAGCGCTACGGCTCTGAAAGCGCGCTGGGCTTGCTGGTGGCGCTCAGCCTGGTGCGCGAACTCGGGCCTGTCGTCACGGCTCTGCTGTTTGCCGGCCGTGCCGGCACCGCCCTGACGGCCGAAATCGGCATCATGAAGCGCGACGAAGTGCTCAGTTACATGGAAATGACCGCAATTGACCCGGTGCGGCGCATCCTCGCGCCTCGCTTCTGGGGCGGCATCATCGCCATGCCGCTGCTGGCAGCGGTGTTCAGCGCCGTCGGCATCATGGGCGGCTGGCTGGTGGGCGTGGTCATGATCGGCATCGACGCGGGTTCCTTCTGGAGCCAGATGCAGGGCGGTGTGGACGTCTGGCGCGACGTGGGCAACGGCGTCATCAAGAGTTTTGTCTTCGGCGTCACGGTGACTTTTGTGGCCTTGCACCAGGGTTTTGAGGCCCAGCCGACGCCCGAGGGCGTCTCGCGCGCCACAACCCGGACCGTCGTTGTGGCTTCGCTGGCCGTGCTGGGGCTCGATTTCCTGCTGACCGCATCGATGTTCAGCCTTTGA
- a CDS encoding phospholipid-binding protein MlaC — protein MKRRTLGHLLTATLSLALMGAAPFVRAADEAPDALIKRVSAEVLDNIKTDKAVKAGDLTKVLALVDSKIMPNVNFTRMTASAVGRNWRQATPEQQKKLQDEFKTLLIRTYSGALAQVSDQSVNVKPLRAAPADTEVVVRTEVLGRGDPVQLDYRMEKTTTGWKIYDLNVLGVWLVETYRTQFAQEINAKGVDGLIASLVQRNQSNTGAGAAAAKKP, from the coding sequence ATGAAACGTAGAACGCTTGGCCATTTGTTGACCGCCACCCTCAGCCTGGCACTGATGGGCGCCGCGCCTTTCGTGCGCGCCGCCGACGAGGCGCCTGACGCCCTGATCAAACGTGTGTCGGCCGAAGTGCTGGACAACATAAAGACCGACAAAGCCGTCAAGGCCGGTGACCTGACCAAGGTGCTGGCGCTCGTCGACAGCAAGATCATGCCCAACGTGAACTTCACCCGCATGACGGCTTCGGCCGTGGGCCGCAACTGGCGCCAGGCCACGCCCGAGCAGCAAAAGAAGCTGCAGGACGAGTTCAAGACCCTGCTGATCCGCACCTATTCCGGCGCACTGGCGCAAGTCAGCGACCAAAGCGTCAATGTCAAGCCGCTGCGTGCGGCACCGGCCGACACCGAAGTCGTGGTGCGCACCGAAGTCCTGGGCCGGGGCGATCCTGTCCAGCTTGACTACCGCATGGAAAAAACCACCACGGGCTGGAAGATCTATGACCTGAACGTGCTGGGCGTCTGGCTGGTGGAAACCTACCGCACCCAGTTCGCGCAGGAAATCAACGCCAAGGGCGTCGATGGCTTGATCGCCTCGCTGGTGCAACGCAACCAGTCCAATACCGGCGCCGGCGCAGCCGCTGCCAAGAAGCCCTGA
- a CDS encoding lipid asymmetry maintenance protein MlaB — protein sequence MLTLPSVLTHAEAAGFAHGLKQAVLAQPAEVVADAGALEGFDSSALAVLLECRREALAAGKAFSVSGLPARLRQLAGLYGVAELIPATAAPAV from the coding sequence GTGCTCACGCTTCCTTCCGTCCTGACGCACGCCGAGGCCGCCGGGTTCGCCCATGGCCTCAAGCAGGCCGTGCTGGCCCAGCCGGCTGAGGTGGTGGCCGACGCCGGCGCGCTCGAGGGGTTCGACTCCTCGGCGCTGGCGGTCTTGCTCGAATGCCGGCGCGAAGCGCTGGCCGCCGGCAAAGCGTTCTCAGTAAGCGGCCTGCCGGCCCGCCTGCGCCAGCTGGCAGGCCTTTATGGCGTGGCGGAGTTGATTCCCGCCACCGCCGCACCGGCCGTCTGA